In the Streptomyces sp. SJL17-4 genome, GACACCTCCCACGGCCACGGCAACGCCGTCCCCCACCCGTATCCTCCTCGCGGACGACCACGCGCTCGTACGCGGAGGAGTACGCCTCATCCTGGACGCGGAGCCGGACCTGACGGTCGTGGCGGAGGCGGCGGACGGCGCGGAGGCGGTGGCCCTGGCCCGCTCCGGCTCCGTCGACCTGGCCGTCCTGGACATCTCGATGCCCCGCATGACGGGCCTCCAGGCGGCCCGCGAACTCAGCCGCCTCCAGCCGGAGCTGCGGATCCTGATCCTCACCATGTACGACAACGAGCAGTACTTCTTCGAGGCCCTGAAGGCGGGCGCGAGCGGCTACGTCCTGAAGTCGGTCGCGGACCGCGACCTGGTGGAGGCCTGCCGGGCGGCGGTCCGCGACGAGCCCTTCATCTACCCCGGCGCGGAGACCGCCCTCATCCGCACCTACCTCGACCGCGCGGAGCAGGGCAGGCCCCTGCCGGACAAGGCCGTCACGGAACGGGAGGAGGAGATCCTCAAACTCGTCGCGGAGGGCCACAGCTCCCGGGAGATCGGTGACCTCCTCGTCATCAGCCCGAAGACGGTGGAACGCCACCGCGCCAACCTCCTCCAGAAGCTCGGCATGCGCGACCGTCTGGAGCTGACCCGGTACGCGATCAGGGTGGGCCTGATCGAGCCCTAGGACCGGTTTCCGTGGGCCGGCTGTCTAGGGGTTGGCGGTCGGGGTGAGGGCGGTTCGGGGCTGGTAGAGGAGGACCGGGGCGGGATCCGGTGGTTCGTCGGCGGGGAAGAAGCGGGCCAGTTCGTGACGGCCGCTGATGCGTAACTTCCGGTACGAGTGGGTGAGGTGGGACTCGACGTTCCGCAGGCTCACCTGGAGCAGCCGGGCGATGTCGCGGTTGCTCAGGCCGCGCGCGGCCAGTTCGGACACCTGCCGTTCGGTGGGGGTGAGCAGCGACTCGGTCGAGTCCTTGCGGGGGTCGGGGCGGCCGCCCGCGTCCCGCAGCTCGCGCTGCACCGCCTCCACCAGGCCGTCGGCGCCCAGCGAGATGGCGACCTCGTTGGCGCGGTGGAGCAGTTCGCGGGACCGGCGGGGCGTGCCGCTCTGCCGGTGGGCGCGCCCCGCCGCGTACAGGGCGTGGGCGAACAGCAGGGGCGCCGGGGCGGGTTCGAGGAGTTCCACGGCCCGGTCCGCGAGCCGCAGCGCCTCGCGGCCCGAGCTCGCCGCCGCCTCGGCGACCAGGGCCCGGCCCAGCGCGAAGGGGGCGCCCCAGCGGTGGGCGAGGGCGGTCTCCTCCTGAGCGGCGCGGCGGGCCGCGGTCACGTTGCGCCGGGCCAGCTGGAGCGCGGCGCGGGTGGAACGCCAGGGCAGGATCGCCGGGTTGACGATTCCGCGCCGGGCCAGCTCCTCCTCGCAGTGGGCGAGCAGCACCAGACCGCGCCGTACCTCGCCGAGCCGGCCGAGGGCCCGCCCGGCGCTGTGCAGGAGGTGCAGCCGCCACCAGGTGACCGGCCGGTCGCCGGGCAGCGGCGGGGCGTCGTCGAGGAGGGCCCCGGCCGCGGCGATGTCGTCCCGTTCCATGGCGACGTCGATGAGCACGCTGCGGGCCAGCGGCCCCACGTGGAACCGGCCGGCGCGGATCCGGGTGAGCAGGTCGAGCGCCTCGCGGGCGTCGCCCTCGGCCCGGGCCAGCTGCCCGCGGTGCAGCTGCACCAGACCGCGTACGGCGAGGGCCTCGGCGATGCGGGTCGTACTGCCGTCGGCGCGGGCGAGTCCGACCTCGGTGTCGATGTGCCGTCGGGCCTCTTCCACGTCGCCCGCCCAGAGTTGGGCGAGCAGTGCCTGGTACCAGCGCGTGGAGCCGTACGGGGCACGCGGGACGGAGAGCAGCCGGTCGGCGATCCGCCGCGCCGCGGACGCCGAGTCGCCGGTGGCCGTACGCAGGAGCAGGACCCTCAGCAGCCGGTCCTCCTCGCCGGGGTGGTGACGGCCGTGGGAGGGGTGGCCCGCGTCGCCGTGACGTCCACCGTCATCACCCCCAGCCCCGTTGCCTCCGGCATCGGGGCGGCCGCCGTCGTGGAACCGTACCTGCGCCACCGCCTCGCGCAGTCGTGCCGCGGCGGTCGGGCCGAGCGTGCCCGCCGTCTCCCGCCGTGTCTCCTCCAGGATCTCCAGCGCGCCCGCGGTGTCGTCCAGGCGCAGCCGGAGGTCGGAGAGCCGCAGCGCGTGCCGGAACTTTTCGGCGGGCGCGGTGACGGTGGAGGAGTGCGCGGTCAGGGCACGTGCCGCGGCGGGCAGGTCGAGGCCGCTGAGGGCCTGGATCCGCAGGGCTTCCGCCCGGTCCTCGTGACCCTCCGGGACACCGTGCAGGACGGCCTTCTCGATCAGCCGGCGGGCGCCCGCCGGGTCGTGCTCGACCACGCCCTGGGCGACGTCCACGAGCAGTTGCGCCATCCAGGGTTCGTCCAGGCGGTGGGAGCGCAGCAGATGGGCGGCGACGTCCTCGCTCGGATCGCCGCGATGCCGCATCCTGCGGGCGGCGAGCCGGTGCAGTTCGGCACGCTCGGCGCAGGGGATGTCCTGGTAGAGCAGACCGGCGAGGAGGGGGTGGCGGAACTTCATGTCGTGGGGGCAGAGCAGTCCTGATTCCGTGAGTCTGCTGATACATCGACACGCGTCTTCGGTGGGGACGCCGCAGAGGTCGGCGAGGAGGGCGGCGTCCACCGGACCGCACAGGATGCTGGCGGCGCGGGCGATCTCCAGGCCGTGCGGGTCGATCCGCCGGAGCAGGCACAGGATGCGCTCCTTGACGGCCTGGAGTCCGAGTTGCTCGTCCGGCGGGTCGCCCGGCGCCCGGCCGGCGCGCGGATCGGCGGAGTTCGCGGGATGAGCGGCCCGCCCTGGCAGTCCGGGCAGTCCCGGCAAGCCCGGCAAGCCCGCGGCGTGGTGCCGGCCCGCGGGGGCGAGGGGGCCCGATCGGCCCGTCGGGCCCGTCCGTATCTGCTCGGTCAGCAGGTACGGGTTTCCGCCGGTCCCGGCGACCAGCGCGTCCACGGCCTCGTGGCCGTGTCCGTGGCCGCACAGCGAGGTGGCCAGATCGAGCGCCGCGCTCGGGCTGAGGTCGCTCAGATGGATGTGGCGGTCGGGGCGCAGCCCCTCCATGAACTCGACCAGGAGGTGCTGGTCGCTGGCCGGTTCGCCGCAGCGCTTGGTGGCCAGCAGGACGACGGGGAGGTTCTCCAGACGACGGCTCAGGAAGCCCAGCCACAGCAACGACGGGCAGTCGACGTGCTGGACGCTGTCGACGGTCAGCAGGATCGGGGTGCGCCGGGCGGCCCGGCCCACGCTCGCGCACAGCTCCGCGAGGAGCGGATAGTCGGGCTCGGCCCGGCCGCCGCCGGGCGGGGTGCCGTAGGCGGCGAAGGTGCGGTCCCAGCCGTGCGCGGTCTCCGGCAGCGTCCCGAGCAGCTGGTGCACGACCCCGAGGGGGAAGCGCTGCTCGGCCGGGGACGCGGTGGCGGAGAGGACGATCATGCCCTGGTCGCGGGCTGTCTCCTCGGCCCAGCGCAGCAGCGAGGTCTTGCCGGTGCCGATGATGCCCTCCACCAGGGCGACGGCGCCCGCACCCGCTCTCGCGGCGTCCAGTATCTCGGTGATGGTCTTCGATTCCTCGCTCCTGCCGAACAGCTCCTTGGGCACCGCCCCACACCTCCCTGCCGAACAGTGGAATGACTCGGACGAGGTCGCCACTTCGGCAGGGGGAGGCCATGCGGAAAAGCTGTGGAGCCGACGCCGTCAAGGCCATTTTCAGGTCATGGCCCGAACAGTCGCCGTCATACTGGAAATGCCTTCTTCAGACGACACGGGGACCGGTCGAAGTCCTCCATGCCGATCCCCCGAACACCGGTGAACGGCCCACACCTCCGAGGATCCCGACGCTAACACGGGGGCCGCGATATTTGTACAGCGGATGTCACTGCACGGATTCCGAACGTATTCCTTCGGCCATTGCTTCGGTGCCACCGTATTGAGGTGAATGGGGACCACACAGGTACGGTCGGCACCGATGTGCGGCGGTGACCAGTGAACGGCCCGGAGAGCGGTTGTCCCGGACCTGCGTTCACCACCGGCCAATTGGCGTAAACCTGATGGAGGGAGCGGTCCCGCGTGTCCGCGATCAGCGAGGAGCTCCGCACCGAACAGTTCGTCATGTCCCTGCGCGGAGTCGTGCCGTACGTGTACGAGCAGGCGTGGCAGTCCGTCCTGGACGGCACTCCGCTGTCCCGCACCGCGCTCCACCGCGGGCCGGACGGCCTGCTGCGCCGTACGCTGCGGCCCGAGGCCCGCTTCCGGCTGCAGATCGTGGACTGGCGGGCCACCCGGGCCGAGGTGCAGGACGCCCGGCTCACCGAACGCCTGGCCGGGGAGTCCGCGACCGGACTGCCCCTCGACCGGGCCCCGTTGATGTGCGCCACCCTGATCCGGCGCTCCGACCGCGACTGGACCTTCGCCTGGCGGTACGCCCGCGAGCTGATGGACCGGCGGGCAGGGCTCCGGATACTCGAGGAGGCCGCGGACGCGTACGCGGTACTGCTCCGCGGCGGGACCCCGCGCCGCACAGCCGCCACGGCGCAGTCGTGCACGACGGCGCCGGTCACGGCGCCGCCGCGCGCGGCCTTACCGGGCGCCCCCCTGACCACCGGCGTACGGACCCGGGGACCGGTGGCCTGATGACCGGGGACACGTCGGTGCGGCTGTTCTGCCTCCCGTTCGAGGGCGCCTCGGCGGGCGTCTACCTGCCCTGGGCCGAGGCCCTGGGGAGCTCGGTGGTCGTCACCCCCGTCGAGCTGCCGGGCCGCGGCCGTCATCCGCGCGGCCGCCCCTGCGGCCGGCTCGAGCCGCTGCTCGCCGAGATCATCCCGTACGTGGCCCGCATGCGTGACCGCCCGTTCGCCCTCTACGGGCACGGCTTCGGCGCCCTCCTCGCGTACGAGATCGCCGCCCGCCTCGAATGGGAGTACGACGCGGTGGCCGAGCGGCTGTACGTCTCCGGGGCCGGCGTCCCGTACCGGCCCGCCCCGGAACACGCCGTCGCCCAGCTGCCGGACGCAGAGCTGCTGCGCCGGCTCGGCCGGCGGGGCCGGATTCCCCCGGGCGCCCTCGACCCGCTGCGGGCGCCCCGGGTGCTGCCCGCGCTCCGTGCCGACCTCGCCGTCCTGGAGTCGTACCGGCGCGACCCCCGCCATGTCGTGCACTGCCCGGTCACCGCCATGGGCGGCAGCGACGACCGGAGCGTCACCGGGGCCGATCTGGCCGGGTGGCGCCGGTGCACCCGGCGGTCCCTGCGGGTGGACACGATCCCCGGCGACCACTACTTCCCGCTCACCGCCCGGTGGGAGCTGCTCGACACCTTCAGCCGGGACCTGCTGCGCCCCCGGGTCCGTGCGTCGCGCGCGGCTGTCGGCGGCGGCCGTCCGCGCGTACCGGCCGGTTCCGGTGCGTACGATCCGGCGGTCGGTCCCGGAACCGGCAACAAGAGTTGTCCGGTGTCCCCGGCGTCCCCATCCTGGCCGGCGGAGGTGACCGTATGACACCCACGCATGGCACCGGAGGCCTCGCCGGTGACGCCCTCGGCGGCGCAGAGAAAGCCGAGCACGAAGGCGACCACGGAGTCGAGCACGAGGCGGAGGACCGCGCCGGGCACCCGGCCGAGCAGGAGGCGGAACTGCACGCCGGCTTCCTGACCGAGGCGGCCCACTGGCTGCACGGACTGTTCGGCCCCGCGGACCGGGCCACGGCGGCCGTCCGCCGGATCCTCGACATCGGCAGCGGTCCGGGCGTGGCCTCCCACGCCCTTGCCGACGCCTTCCCGGAGGCACAGGTCGTCGCCGTGGACCGGTCGGCCACCATGCTCGCCCGGGCCGAGGCCCGGGCCGCCGAGCACGGGCTGGGGCACCGGATCACCACGCGGCGGGCCGAACGGCCCGAGGAGTTCGCCCGGTCGGGCCCCGTCGACCTGATCTGGACCGGGAACGTCTGCCGCCACCTCGGCGACCAGCAGGCCGCCCTGCGGAGCCTGGCCTCCGCGCTGCGGCCCGGCGGACTGCTCGCCGTCGCCGAGCGCGGTCTGCCTCCACGCTTCCTGCCCCGGGACATCGGCATCGGCCGGCCCGGCCTCCAGGCGCGTCTGGACGCCGCCGTCGAGGAACAGGTCACCGCCCGGCGGTCCAGGCTCCCCGGCTCCACCTCCGTCGTCGAGGACTGGCCCTGCCTGCTGGCCTCGGCCGGGCTGGTGCCCGCCGGTACCCGTACGTTCCTCATCGAGTTCCCGGCCCCGCTCGACGTACCGGTGCGCCGGCACCTCCACACCCGGCTGCACGGGCTGCTCGCCGACCTCGGAGAGCGCCTCGACCTCGTCGACCGGCTCACCGTGGAGCAGCTCCTCGACGGGGACGCCTGCACGGGGGTCCTCTGGCGGCCCGACGCCTTCTATCTGACCGCCGCCACCGTGCACACCGCACGGTTGTGCCGGCCCCGCGCCGCCGCCTGAATCCGGCCGGTGAATTTGTCACCTTGGCGAAAACCGACCACGAAAAGGAAAGGCATACGAATTAACTAAGGAGATTAGCAGTTCCGGCGGTTCCGGCGGTTCCGGTAGTTCCGGTGGTTCCGGCAGTTCCGGCAGTTCCCGTAAGGCCCCCGAAGTGCGTCCCCCGCCTCGGGGGCCTTCGCATGTCCTGAATCCGTCGAATCCGGACCCCCGTAGGGACACCCCCTCCGCAGATTCTTCGGTCAGCCCTACGGTCCCACCGTATTGAGGCCCTCACCCCCGCACTCCTACGTTCCTTCCCAGAACAGCCGCTTCGGAAAGGGACCGATCCGGACGGCACCCGGACGATGGACGGAGGACGCGTGAAGATACGGATTCTCGGCCCGCTGCACGCCGAGACGGACGGAGTTCCGGTCGTCCCGAGTGCGGCGAAGACGCGACAGATTCTGGCGCTCCTCGCGCTCCACCCCGGCCGGCCCGTCCCGGTGGCCACCCTCAAGGAGGAACTCTGGGGCCCGCTGCCGCCGTGCAGCGCGCACAGCACCCTCCAGACCTACATCCTGCGGCTGCGCCGGGCACTGGCCGCCGCCCTCGGCGGACCGTACGGCTCGGAGGAGACGCGTGCGGAGACCGGCACCACCCGCGCCACCGGCCCGGCCCGGGCGCGGGATCTGCTGGCCACCGGTCACGACGGCTATCTCCTGCGGATCGCCGAAGAGGACGTCGACGCCTACGCCTTCCAGCGCGCCGCCCAGGCCGGACACACCGCCTTCGCCGACGGCGACAGCGCCCGTGCCGCCCGCTTGCTCCGCGAGGCCCTCTCGCT is a window encoding:
- a CDS encoding response regulator transcription factor, producing MTAPTPTPPTATATPSPTRILLADDHALVRGGVRLILDAEPDLTVVAEAADGAEAVALARSGSVDLAVLDISMPRMTGLQAARELSRLQPELRILILTMYDNEQYFFEALKAGASGYVLKSVADRDLVEACRAAVRDEPFIYPGAETALIRTYLDRAEQGRPLPDKAVTEREEEILKLVAEGHSSREIGDLLVISPKTVERHRANLLQKLGMRDRLELTRYAIRVGLIEP
- a CDS encoding BREX system ATP-binding domain-containing protein is translated as MPKELFGRSEESKTITEILDAARAGAGAVALVEGIIGTGKTSLLRWAEETARDQGMIVLSATASPAEQRFPLGVVHQLLGTLPETAHGWDRTFAAYGTPPGGGRAEPDYPLLAELCASVGRAARRTPILLTVDSVQHVDCPSLLWLGFLSRRLENLPVVLLATKRCGEPASDQHLLVEFMEGLRPDRHIHLSDLSPSAALDLATSLCGHGHGHEAVDALVAGTGGNPYLLTEQIRTGPTGRSGPLAPAGRHHAAGLPGLPGLPGLPGRAAHPANSADPRAGRAPGDPPDEQLGLQAVKERILCLLRRIDPHGLEIARAASILCGPVDAALLADLCGVPTEDACRCISRLTESGLLCPHDMKFRHPLLAGLLYQDIPCAERAELHRLAARRMRHRGDPSEDVAAHLLRSHRLDEPWMAQLLVDVAQGVVEHDPAGARRLIEKAVLHGVPEGHEDRAEALRIQALSGLDLPAAARALTAHSSTVTAPAEKFRHALRLSDLRLRLDDTAGALEILEETRRETAGTLGPTAAARLREAVAQVRFHDGGRPDAGGNGAGGDDGGRHGDAGHPSHGRHHPGEEDRLLRVLLLRTATGDSASAARRIADRLLSVPRAPYGSTRWYQALLAQLWAGDVEEARRHIDTEVGLARADGSTTRIAEALAVRGLVQLHRGQLARAEGDAREALDLLTRIRAGRFHVGPLARSVLIDVAMERDDIAAAGALLDDAPPLPGDRPVTWWRLHLLHSAGRALGRLGEVRRGLVLLAHCEEELARRGIVNPAILPWRSTRAALQLARRNVTAARRAAQEETALAHRWGAPFALGRALVAEAAASSGREALRLADRAVELLEPAPAPLLFAHALYAAGRAHRQSGTPRRSRELLHRANEVAISLGADGLVEAVQRELRDAGGRPDPRKDSTESLLTPTERQVSELAARGLSNRDIARLLQVSLRNVESHLTHSYRKLRISGRHELARFFPADEPPDPAPVLLYQPRTALTPTANP
- a CDS encoding thioesterase domain-containing protein, which produces MTGDTSVRLFCLPFEGASAGVYLPWAEALGSSVVVTPVELPGRGRHPRGRPCGRLEPLLAEIIPYVARMRDRPFALYGHGFGALLAYEIAARLEWEYDAVAERLYVSGAGVPYRPAPEHAVAQLPDAELLRRLGRRGRIPPGALDPLRAPRVLPALRADLAVLESYRRDPRHVVHCPVTAMGGSDDRSVTGADLAGWRRCTRRSLRVDTIPGDHYFPLTARWELLDTFSRDLLRPRVRASRAAVGGGRPRVPAGSGAYDPAVGPGTGNKSCPVSPASPSWPAEVTV
- a CDS encoding class I SAM-dependent methyltransferase, with protein sequence MTPTHGTGGLAGDALGGAEKAEHEGDHGVEHEAEDRAGHPAEQEAELHAGFLTEAAHWLHGLFGPADRATAAVRRILDIGSGPGVASHALADAFPEAQVVAVDRSATMLARAEARAAEHGLGHRITTRRAERPEEFARSGPVDLIWTGNVCRHLGDQQAALRSLASALRPGGLLAVAERGLPPRFLPRDIGIGRPGLQARLDAAVEEQVTARRSRLPGSTSVVEDWPCLLASAGLVPAGTRTFLIEFPAPLDVPVRRHLHTRLHGLLADLGERLDLVDRLTVEQLLDGDACTGVLWRPDAFYLTAATVHTARLCRPRAAA
- a CDS encoding AfsR/SARP family transcriptional regulator, which encodes MKIRILGPLHAETDGVPVVPSAAKTRQILALLALHPGRPVPVATLKEELWGPLPPCSAHSTLQTYILRLRRALAAALGGPYGSEETRAETGTTRATGPARARDLLATGHDGYLLRIAEEDVDAYAFQRAAQAGHTAFADGDSARAARLLREALSLWQGPALVDVRAGAALRIHAAHLEESRLLATERRLDAELRLGRHGELLAELVELTRLHPANERLYAQAMVAFYRAGRQSEALQLYRGLRRRLVEELGLEPAPQLQRLHQAMLSVDPRLDTPAHGGRPTPTFDLYAA